The following proteins are co-located in the Paracoccaceae bacterium Fryx2 genome:
- the hydA gene encoding dihydropyrimidinase, with protein MTTVIKNGTIVTADLTYKADVLVEGGVIAAIGPGLVGDTVLDATGCYVMPGGIDPHTHLEMPFMGTYSADDFESGTRAALAGGTTMVVDFALPSPGQGLLDALQMWHNKTGRANCDYSFHMAVTWWSEQVFDEMAAVVDQGITSFKHFMAYKGALMVNDDELFHSFSRCADLGALAMVHAENGDVVAELSARLLAAGNTGPEAHAYSRPPQVEGEATNRAIMIADMAGVPLYVVHTSCEDSHEAIRRARLAGKRVWGEPLIQHLTLDESEYFHADWDHAARRVMSPPFRSKAHQDSLWAGLQSGSLSVVATDHCAFTTAQKRFGLGDFTKIPNGTGGLEDRMPMLWTHGVATGRLTMNEFVAVTSTNIAKILNCYPKKGSVLVGADADLVVWDPARSKAITAAAQQSAIDYNVFEGKVVTGLPRYTLTRGKVAVADGVVQTEEGHGKFVPREARPAVNRALSAWKEITAPRPVARSGLPATGV; from the coding sequence ATGACCACGGTCATCAAGAATGGAACCATTGTCACCGCCGATCTGACCTACAAGGCGGATGTGCTGGTGGAAGGCGGGGTGATTGCCGCCATCGGGCCGGGGTTGGTCGGCGATACGGTTCTGGATGCGACCGGGTGTTATGTCATGCCGGGCGGGATCGACCCGCATACCCATCTGGAAATGCCGTTCATGGGCACCTATTCGGCGGATGACTTTGAATCGGGCACGCGGGCGGCGCTGGCGGGGGGGACCACGATGGTGGTCGATTTCGCGCTGCCGAGCCCCGGGCAGGGGCTGCTGGATGCCTTGCAGATGTGGCACAACAAGACCGGCCGGGCGAACTGCGACTATTCCTTCCACATGGCGGTGACCTGGTGGAGCGAGCAGGTGTTCGACGAGATGGCGGCGGTGGTGGATCAGGGGATCACCAGCTTCAAGCATTTCATGGCCTACAAGGGCGCGCTGATGGTGAACGACGACGAGTTGTTCCACTCCTTCAGCCGCTGCGCCGATCTGGGCGCGCTGGCGATGGTTCATGCCGAGAATGGCGACGTGGTGGCGGAGCTTTCGGCGCGGCTGCTGGCGGCGGGCAACACCGGGCCCGAGGCCCATGCCTACTCCCGCCCGCCGCAGGTCGAGGGCGAGGCGACCAACCGCGCGATCATGATCGCCGACATGGCGGGGGTGCCGCTTTATGTGGTGCACACCTCTTGCGAGGACAGCCACGAGGCGATCCGCCGGGCGCGGCTGGCGGGCAAGCGGGTCTGGGGCGAGCCGCTGATCCAGCATCTGACGCTGGACGAGAGCGAGTATTTTCATGCGGATTGGGACCATGCCGCGCGCCGGGTGATGAGCCCGCCGTTCCGCAGCAAGGCGCATCAGGACAGCCTGTGGGCCGGGTTGCAGTCGGGCAGCCTGTCGGTGGTGGCGACCGACCATTGCGCCTTCACCACGGCGCAGAAGCGGTTCGGGCTGGGGGATTTCACGAAGATTCCGAACGGAACGGGCGGGTTGGAGGACCGGATGCCGATGCTGTGGACGCATGGGGTCGCCACGGGTCGGCTGACGATGAACGAGTTTGTGGCCGTTACATCAACAAACATCGCCAAGATATTGAATTGTTATCCGAAAAAGGGATCGGTTCTGGTGGGGGCGGATGCCGATCTGGTGGTGTGGGACCCGGCGAGGTCGAAGGCCATCACCGCCGCCGCGCAGCAATCCGCGATTGATTACAACGTGTTCGAGGGCAAGGTTGTCACGGGGCTGCCGCGCTACACGCTGACGCGCGGCAAGGTGGCGGTGGCCGATGGCGTGGTGCAGACCGAGGAGGGTCACG
- a CDS encoding Zn-dependent hydrolase: MAERGPAPGENLRIDAARLWDSLMEMAKIGPGVAGGNNRQTLTDADAEGRHLFRDWCLAAGMTMGVDTMGNMFATRPGSDPDALPVCMGSHLDTQPTGGRFDGVLGVLGALECVRSMNDAGIRTRHPVMVVNWTNEEGARFAPAMLASGVFAGVHSEDYAKARRDPEGKVFGEELARIGWVGDEPVGARKLHAMIELHIEQGPILEAAGKEIGVVTHGQGLWWLEITLTGKDAHTGSTPMAMRVNAGLGMARITERVHQIAMSHQPNAVGAVGQVMVYPNSRNVIPGRVVFTVDIRSPEQAKLDAMKAEVTRAAQAVAVELGLGIAIEDVGHFDPVTFDPELVTVVRAAAERLGYGHMDIISGAGHDACWINRVAPTVMIMCPCVGGLSHNEAEEISPEWAAAGTDVLLHAVLEVAGVAG; the protein is encoded by the coding sequence ATGGCGGAACGGGGGCCTGCACCGGGCGAGAACCTGCGGATCGACGCGGCGCGGCTGTGGGACAGCCTGATGGAGATGGCGAAGATCGGCCCCGGCGTGGCGGGCGGCAACAACCGCCAGACCCTGACCGATGCCGATGCCGAAGGCCGCCACCTGTTCCGCGACTGGTGTCTGGCGGCGGGGATGACCATGGGGGTGGACACCATGGGCAACATGTTCGCCACGCGGCCGGGCAGCGACCCGGATGCGCTGCCGGTCTGCATGGGCTCGCATCTCGACACCCAGCCGACGGGGGGCAGGTTCGACGGCGTGCTGGGGGTGCTGGGGGCGCTCGAATGTGTGCGCAGCATGAACGACGCAGGGATAAGGACGCGGCATCCGGTGATGGTGGTGAACTGGACCAACGAGGAAGGCGCGCGCTTCGCCCCGGCCATGCTGGCCTCGGGCGTGTTCGCCGGGGTGCATAGCGAAGACTATGCCAAGGCGCGGCGCGACCCGGAGGGCAAGGTTTTCGGCGAGGAACTGGCGCGGATCGGCTGGGTCGGGGACGAGCCGGTGGGGGCGCGCAAGCTGCACGCCATGATCGAGCTGCACATCGAGCAGGGCCCGATCCTGGAGGCTGCGGGCAAGGAAATCGGCGTGGTGACCCATGGTCAGGGCCTGTGGTGGCTGGAAATCACCCTGACCGGCAAGGACGCCCACACCGGATCGACGCCGATGGCAATGCGGGTCAATGCCGGGCTGGGGATGGCGCGTATCACCGAACGGGTCCACCAGATCGCGATGAGCCACCAGCCGAACGCCGTGGGCGCGGTTGGGCAGGTGATGGTCTACCCGAACTCGCGCAATGTGATTCCGGGCCGCGTGGTGTTCACGGTGGACATCCGCAGCCCCGAGCAGGCCAAGCTCGACGCGATGAAGGCCGAGGTGACGCGTGCGGCGCAGGCGGTGGCGGTGGAACTGGGGCTTGGCATCGCAATCGAGGACGTCGGGCATTTCGACCCGGTGACTTTTGACCCGGAGCTGGTGACGGTGGTGCGCGCGGCGGCAGAGCGGCTGGGCTACGGCCACATGGACATCATCAGCGGCGCCGGGCACGACGCCTGCTGGATCAACCGCGTGGCGCCGACGGTGATGATCATGTGCCCCTGCGTGGGAGGGCTGAGCCACAACGAGGCCGAGGAGATCTCGCCCGAGTGGGCGGCGGCGGGGACGGATGTGCTGCTGCACGCGGTGCTTGAGGTGGCGGGAGTGGCTGGCTGA
- a CDS encoding TetR/AcrR family transcriptional regulator: protein MTEPARPPKRREIRQQNETLILQAAEKVFAEAGFGGATMQLIADVAGLPKANLHYYFATKEDLYRRVVQNIFEIWLHAADCFDAAPGPQEAIGAYIDAKMEISRRHPAGSKVWASEVMHGAPVIQDCLETTLRDWTRGRAALIRRWIDEGRMAPVDPEHLLYMLWATTQHYADFGHQIETLNGGRPLTDRQWQAAKDGVKGIILRGIAV from the coding sequence ATGACCGAGCCCGCCCGGCCCCCGAAACGCCGCGAAATCCGGCAGCAGAATGAAACGCTCATTCTTCAGGCAGCCGAAAAAGTCTTTGCCGAGGCGGGGTTCGGCGGGGCCACCATGCAGCTGATCGCAGATGTGGCGGGTCTGCCCAAGGCCAACCTCCACTACTATTTCGCCACCAAGGAAGACCTCTACCGCCGGGTGGTGCAGAACATCTTCGAGATCTGGCTGCACGCCGCCGACTGTTTCGACGCCGCCCCCGGCCCGCAAGAGGCGATCGGCGCCTATATCGACGCCAAGATGGAAATCTCGCGCCGCCACCCGGCCGGGTCGAAGGTCTGGGCGTCCGAGGTGATGCACGGCGCCCCGGTGATCCAGGACTGCCTTGAAACCACGCTGCGCGACTGGACGCGCGGCCGCGCCGCCCTGATCCGGCGCTGGATCGACGAGGGCCGCATGGCGCCGGTCGACCCAGAGCATCTGCTCTACATGCTCTGGGCCACCACCCAGCATTACGCCGACTTCGGCCACCAGATCGAAACCCTGAACGGCGGCAGGCCCCTGACCGACCGCCAGTGGCAGGCGGCCAAGGACGGCGTGAAGGGCATCATCCTGCGCGGCATCGCGGTCTGA
- the rarD gene encoding EamA family transporter RarD — MTDTGMIKNEDSLRGFAFALTAYFLWGFLPIYMKALAHVSPVEVIAHRVLWSIPIAGAVLWVTGRTGDLKVALRTPRMLGMAVVTATLISVNWGIYVWAIGSGHALDAALGYYINPLFSVFLGAVLLKERLDLAQKAALVLAAAAVLLLTWENGRLPWVALALTLSWGGYAYLKKSLPIGPNQGFLLEVLLLAPPAVAYVAWAQASGSSHFLTGPASDTWLLLGCGVVTAVPLMIYANGAKLLRLSTIGILQYIAPTMIFLTAVFIFDEPFGTARMIAFPMIWAALAIYTAALIGQARRGSAPSR, encoded by the coding sequence ATGACCGATACGGGCATGATCAAGAACGAGGACAGCCTGCGCGGCTTTGCCTTCGCGCTGACCGCGTATTTCCTCTGGGGGTTCCTGCCGATCTACATGAAGGCGCTGGCGCATGTCTCGCCCGTCGAGGTCATCGCGCACCGGGTGCTGTGGTCCATTCCCATCGCGGGCGCGGTGCTGTGGGTCACCGGGCGCACGGGCGACCTGAAGGTGGCACTGCGCACCCCGCGGATGCTGGGCATGGCGGTGGTGACGGCGACGCTGATCTCGGTCAACTGGGGCATCTATGTCTGGGCCATCGGGTCGGGCCATGCGCTCGACGCGGCGCTGGGCTACTACATCAACCCGCTGTTCAGCGTGTTTCTGGGCGCGGTGCTGCTGAAGGAACGGCTGGATCTGGCGCAGAAGGCGGCGCTTGTGCTGGCGGCGGCCGCCGTGCTGCTGCTGACCTGGGAAAACGGCCGCCTGCCCTGGGTGGCGCTGGCGCTGACGCTGTCCTGGGGCGGCTATGCCTATCTGAAGAAATCGCTGCCGATCGGTCCGAATCAGGGTTTCCTGCTGGAGGTGCTGCTGCTCGCGCCGCCTGCGGTGGCCTATGTGGCCTGGGCGCAGGCCAGCGGCAGCAGCCATTTCCTGACCGGCCCGGCATCGGACACCTGGCTGCTGCTGGGCTGCGGCGTTGTCACCGCCGTGCCGCTGATGATCTATGCCAACGGCGCCAAGCTGCTGCGGCTTTCCACCATCGGCATCCTGCAATACATCGCGCCGACCATGATCTTCCTGACGGCGGTGTTCATCTTCGACGAGCCGTTCGGCACGGCCCGGATGATCGCCTTCCCGATGATCTGGGCGGCGCTGGCGATCTACACCGCCGCCCTGATCGGTCAGGCCCGGCGCGGCAGCGCGCCGTCCCGCTGA
- a CDS encoding cupin, translating to MINDDRVHVTRFDFVPGAETGMQRHMLDYVITALTDCPMLMIWADGAERRVLVPAGTCYRRDAGAEHNVICDGDEDMSFVEVELK from the coding sequence ATGATCAATGACGACCGGGTGCATGTCACGCGGTTCGATTTCGTGCCGGGGGCCGAAACCGGGATGCAACGGCACATGCTTGACTATGTCATCACCGCCCTGACCGACTGCCCGATGCTGATGATCTGGGCGGATGGTGCGGAACGCCGGGTGCTGGTGCCTGCGGGCACCTGCTATCGGCGGGATGCCGGGGCCGAGCACAACGTGATCTGCGACGGCGACGAGGACATGAGCTTTGTCGAGGTCGAACTGAAATAG
- a CDS encoding aspartate aminotransferase family protein, with protein sequence MALDRKPTPNDLNAFWMPFTANRQFKKSPRMFVGARDMHYTTSDGRQVLDGTAGLWCCNAGHCRPKITEAIARQAAELDYAPAFQMGHPVAFELANRIIEIAPKGIEHVFYTNSGSESVETALKLAIAYHRARGEGARTRLIGRERGYHGVNFGGISVGGIVSNRKVFGTLLGGVDHMPHTHLPALNAWSRGQPEHGANLADELERIVALHGAETIAAVIVEPVAGSTGVLVPPVGYLEKLRAITKKHGILLIFDEVITGFGRLGSAFASQHFDVLPDMMTTAKGLTNGVIPMGAVLTTADIHDAFMQGPEHMIELFHGYTYSGNPIASAAGIATLEIYKEEGLFQRAADMAPYWEAALHSLRGLPHVIDIRNLGLIGAVELEGIAGEPTKRAFEAFLRAYDKGILIRTTGDIIAMSPPLIVSKPEIDTLVGTLADVLKTLP encoded by the coding sequence ATGGCGCTTGATCGCAAGCCCACGCCGAACGACCTGAACGCGTTCTGGATGCCGTTCACCGCGAACCGGCAGTTCAAGAAGTCGCCGCGCATGTTCGTCGGTGCCAGGGACATGCACTACACCACCAGCGACGGGCGGCAGGTGCTGGACGGCACGGCGGGGCTGTGGTGCTGCAACGCAGGCCATTGCCGTCCGAAGATCACCGAGGCGATTGCCCGTCAGGCGGCGGAACTCGATTATGCGCCGGCCTTCCAGATGGGCCACCCGGTGGCGTTCGAACTGGCGAACCGGATCATCGAGATTGCACCCAAGGGCATCGAGCATGTGTTCTACACCAACTCGGGGTCCGAGTCGGTTGAAACCGCGCTGAAGCTGGCGATCGCCTATCACCGGGCGCGGGGCGAGGGCGCGCGGACCCGGCTGATCGGGCGCGAGCGCGGCTATCACGGGGTCAACTTCGGCGGCATCTCGGTCGGGGGCATCGTCAGCAACCGCAAGGTGTTCGGCACGCTGCTGGGCGGGGTGGACCACATGCCCCACACCCATCTGCCCGCGCTGAACGCCTGGTCGAGGGGGCAGCCCGAGCATGGCGCCAACCTGGCGGACGAGCTGGAGCGCATCGTGGCGCTGCATGGCGCGGAAACCATCGCGGCGGTGATCGTCGAGCCGGTGGCGGGATCGACCGGGGTGCTGGTGCCCCCCGTGGGCTATCTGGAAAAGCTGCGCGCGATCACCAAGAAGCACGGCATCCTCCTGATCTTCGACGAGGTGATCACCGGCTTCGGGCGGCTGGGGTCGGCCTTTGCGTCGCAGCATTTCGATGTGCTGCCCGACATGATGACCACTGCCAAGGGCCTGACCAACGGCGTGATTCCGATGGGGGCGGTGCTGACCACCGCCGACATCCACGACGCCTTCATGCAGGGCCCGGAACACATGATCGAGCTGTTCCACGGCTACACCTATTCCGGCAACCCGATTGCCAGCGCCGCCGGGATCGCGACGCTGGAGATCTACAAGGAAGAAGGGCTGTTCCAGCGCGCCGCCGACATGGCGCCCTACTGGGAGGCGGCGCTGCATTCGCTGCGCGGCCTGCCGCATGTGATCGACATCCGCAATCTGGGGCTGATCGGAGCGGTGGAGTTGGAAGGCATTGCGGGCGAGCCTACCAAGCGGGCGTTCGAGGCGTTCCTGCGCGCCTATGACAAGGGCATCCTGATCCGCACCACCGGCGACATCATCGCGATGAGCCCGCCGCTGATCGTGTCGAAACCCGAAATCGACACCTTGGTCGGCACGCTGGCGGATGTGCTGAAAACTCTGCCGTGA
- a CDS encoding TetR family transcriptional regulator C-terminal domain-containing protein, with protein MTQPRPQTRIRARNSQTILDAALEVFSQHGFRGATLDQIAEVAGLSKPNLLYYFPSKEAIHVTLLKQLMETWLDPLRDLDPAGDPVAEILTYVHRKLAISRDYPRESRLFANEILQGAPRMGDAIAGELTALVQEKAGVLQGWMDQGRIARLHPVHLVFSIWALTQHYADFDTQVRAVLGPEGADPYPEAGRYLDTLFRRLLQP; from the coding sequence ATGACCCAACCCCGCCCCCAGACCCGCATCCGGGCCCGCAATTCGCAGACCATCCTCGATGCCGCGCTGGAGGTGTTTTCGCAGCACGGCTTTCGCGGCGCCACGCTGGACCAGATTGCCGAGGTTGCGGGGCTGTCGAAACCGAACCTGCTCTATTACTTCCCGTCGAAAGAGGCGATCCACGTCACGCTGCTGAAGCAGTTGATGGAAACCTGGCTCGACCCGCTGCGCGACCTGGACCCCGCAGGCGACCCGGTCGCGGAAATCCTGACCTATGTTCACCGCAAGCTGGCGATAAGCCGCGACTACCCGCGCGAAAGCCGGCTGTTCGCCAACGAGATCCTGCAGGGCGCGCCGCGCATGGGCGATGCCATCGCGGGCGAGCTGACCGCTCTGGTGCAGGAAAAGGCAGGTGTGCTGCAGGGCTGGATGGACCAGGGCCGGATCGCCCGGCTGCATCCGGTGCATCTGGTGTTCTCGATCTGGGCGCTGACCCAGCATTACGCCGATTTCGACACGCAGGTGCGCGCCGTGCTGGGCCCGGAGGGCGCCGACCCCTACCCCGAGGCCGGGCGCTACCTCGACACCCTGTTCCGCCGCCTGCTGCAGCCCTGA
- a CDS encoding LLM class flavin-dependent oxidoreductase: protein MQHYSILDLSPVSEGSDAAQALAGTLALARQAEALGYHRFWLAEHHNMPGIASAATAVVIGHVAGGTKTIRVGAGGIMLPNHAPLVIAEQFGTLATLYPGRIDLGLGRAPGTDMATARALRRHMDAGDTFPQDVMELIGYFGDPGEGRIRAVPGTGTHVPVWILGSSLYGAQLAAYLGLPYAFASHFAPAMLADAAATYRQTFRPSTHLARPYFMMAAGVCVADSDDEARFLRSSQQLAFARLRSGKPGKLPRPVSDIRDHVAPPVLAGVEEALACSATGSPATVSAALQRLIARHQPDEVIVTGMIHDPVARLRSFALAAEVLEGIRRGVRVA, encoded by the coding sequence ATGCAGCACTATTCGATTCTCGATCTTTCGCCGGTGTCCGAAGGCTCGGATGCCGCCCAGGCGCTGGCCGGGACGCTGGCGCTGGCGCGGCAGGCCGAGGCGCTGGGGTATCACCGCTTCTGGCTGGCCGAGCATCACAACATGCCGGGCATCGCCAGTGCGGCGACGGCGGTGGTGATCGGGCATGTCGCGGGCGGGACGAAGACGATCCGGGTCGGGGCGGGCGGGATCATGCTGCCGAACCATGCGCCGCTGGTGATCGCCGAGCAGTTCGGCACGCTCGCCACGCTCTATCCGGGGCGGATCGACCTTGGCCTTGGCCGCGCGCCGGGTACCGACATGGCGACGGCACGGGCGCTCCGGCGGCACATGGATGCGGGCGACACCTTCCCGCAGGACGTGATGGAGCTGATCGGCTATTTCGGCGACCCGGGCGAGGGGCGCATCCGGGCGGTGCCGGGCACGGGCACGCATGTGCCTGTGTGGATCCTGGGGTCGAGCCTCTATGGCGCGCAGCTGGCGGCCTATCTGGGGCTGCCCTATGCCTTTGCTTCGCATTTCGCCCCGGCGATGCTGGCGGATGCGGCGGCGACCTACCGGCAGACCTTCCGTCCCTCGACGCATCTGGCGCGGCCGTATTTCATGATGGCGGCGGGGGTCTGTGTCGCCGACAGCGACGACGAGGCGCGGTTTCTGCGCAGCTCGCAGCAACTGGCCTTTGCGCGGCTGCGCTCGGGGAAGCCGGGCAAGCTGCCGCGCCCGGTCAGCGACATCCGCGACCATGTCGCGCCGCCGGTGCTGGCGGGGGTGGAGGAGGCGCTGGCCTGTTCGGCCACCGGCTCGCCCGCCACGGTCTCGGCGGCGCTGCAGCGGCTGATCGCCCGCCACCAGCCCGACGAGGTGATCGTCACGGGAATGATTCACGACCCCGTGGCGCGGCTGCGGTCCTTCGCGCTTGCGGCCGAGGTGCTGGAGGGTATCCGGCGCGGGGTGCGGGTGGCCTGA
- a CDS encoding IS5 family transposase yields the protein MAQMGFFDLSDRYASLDAKRDPLVEIDAVVPWEEFRPALERVWRKPVADRKSRAGRKPIDAVLMFKTLVLSALYNLSDDQIEYQVRDRLSFMRFLGLGLGDRVPDAKTVWLYRDALAQAGKVEELFGLFDGHLARRGYIARGGQILDASIVPVPRNHNTRDENATIKKGEVPEDWADKPAKRVQKDVDARWTKKHGKSHYGYKNHVNVDRTHKLVRRYHVTDAAVHDSQAVDHLLMQGNTGSGVWADAAYRSEEMEAKLRALKLKSHIHRKGNRGKPLTDQAKGSNRTKSTVRVRVEHIFGAQANDMGGTLVRTIGLVRAKAKVGMKNLAYNMRRLGQLGRINPHPA from the coding sequence ATGGCGCAGATGGGTTTTTTCGATCTTTCGGACCGTTACGCGAGCCTCGATGCCAAAAGGGATCCGCTGGTCGAAATTGATGCCGTCGTGCCGTGGGAGGAGTTTCGTCCGGCTCTTGAGCGGGTCTGGCGCAAGCCTGTTGCGGATCGCAAGTCCCGCGCGGGGCGCAAGCCGATAGATGCGGTGCTGATGTTCAAGACGCTGGTTCTGAGCGCGCTTTACAACCTGTCGGATGATCAGATCGAATATCAGGTCCGCGACCGGCTTTCCTTTATGCGCTTCCTGGGGTTGGGCCTTGGTGACCGGGTGCCCGACGCCAAGACGGTGTGGCTGTATCGCGATGCGCTGGCGCAGGCCGGCAAGGTGGAGGAGTTGTTCGGGTTGTTTGACGGTCATTTGGCGCGGCGGGGCTACATTGCGCGCGGCGGTCAGATCCTGGACGCCTCCATCGTGCCGGTGCCGCGCAATCACAACACGCGCGATGAAAACGCAACGATCAAGAAGGGCGAGGTCCCCGAGGATTGGGCTGATAAGCCAGCGAAACGGGTGCAAAAGGATGTGGACGCACGTTGGACGAAAAAGCACGGCAAGAGCCACTACGGCTACAAGAACCATGTGAATGTGGACCGCACGCATAAGCTGGTCCGGCGCTACCACGTCACCGACGCCGCTGTGCATGACAGCCAGGCAGTGGATCATCTGCTGATGCAGGGCAACACCGGGTCTGGCGTGTGGGCGGATGCTGCTTATCGGTCCGAGGAGATGGAGGCCAAACTCCGCGCCTTAAAACTGAAAAGCCACATCCACCGCAAGGGCAATCGGGGCAAGCCGCTGACCGACCAGGCCAAGGGCAGCAACCGCACCAAATCCACCGTGCGGGTCCGGGTTGAGCACATCTTCGGCGCGCAGGCCAACGACATGGGCGGCACCCTGGTGCGCACCATCGGCTTGGTGCGGGCGAAGGCCAAAGTCGGCATGAAGAATCTCGCCTACAACATGCGCCGCCTCGGCCAACTGGGTCGCATCAACCCGCACCCAGCCTGA
- the preA gene encoding NAD-dependent dihydropyrimidine dehydrogenase subunit PreA: MADLTSHFIGINSPNPFWLASAPPTDKEYNVRRAFQAGWGGVVWKTLGAEGPPVVNVNGPRYGAIWGADRRLLGLNNIELITDRPLEVNLREIKAVKRDWKDRALVISLMVPCDEESWKAILKQIEDTEADGVELNFGCPHGMAERGMGSAVGQVPEYIEMVTRWVKTHSRMPCIVKLTPNVSDIRKPAEAAKRGGADAVSLINTINSITGVNLDDFSPEPMIDGKGTHGGYCGPAVKPIALNMVAEIARNPETHGLPISGIGGVTTWRDAAEFMALGAGNVQVCTAVMTYGFKIVEEMISGLSDYLDSKGFDSPAPLVGRAVPNVTDWQFLNLNYVTKARIDQDLCIKCGRCYAACEDTSHQAIAMSPERVFTVKDDECVACNLCVNVCPVENCITMEEMAQGSVDPRTGRTVTGYANWTTHPNNPSAQAAE; this comes from the coding sequence ATGGCTGATCTGACCTCGCATTTCATCGGAATCAATTCGCCCAACCCGTTCTGGCTGGCCTCTGCGCCGCCGACCGACAAGGAATACAACGTGCGCCGCGCGTTTCAGGCGGGCTGGGGCGGGGTGGTGTGGAAGACGCTGGGCGCCGAGGGGCCGCCGGTGGTCAACGTCAACGGGCCGCGCTACGGCGCGATCTGGGGGGCAGACCGCCGCCTGCTGGGGCTGAACAACATCGAGCTGATCACCGACCGCCCGCTTGAGGTCAACCTGCGCGAGATCAAGGCGGTCAAGCGCGACTGGAAGGACCGCGCGCTGGTCATCAGCCTGATGGTGCCCTGCGACGAGGAAAGCTGGAAGGCGATCCTCAAGCAGATCGAGGATACCGAGGCCGACGGGGTGGAGCTGAACTTCGGCTGCCCGCACGGCATGGCCGAACGCGGCATGGGCTCGGCCGTGGGGCAGGTGCCGGAATACATCGAAATGGTGACCCGCTGGGTCAAGACCCATTCGCGGATGCCCTGTATCGTCAAGCTGACCCCCAACGTGTCGGATATCCGCAAGCCGGCCGAGGCGGCAAAGCGTGGCGGGGCGGATGCGGTGTCGCTGATCAACACGATCAACTCGATCACCGGGGTGAATCTGGATGATTTCAGCCCCGAGCCGATGATCGACGGCAAGGGCACCCACGGCGGCTATTGCGGCCCTGCGGTAAAGCCGATCGCGCTGAACATGGTGGCCGAGATTGCCCGCAACCCCGAAACCCACGGCCTGCCGATCTCGGGCATCGGCGGCGTCACGACCTGGCGCGACGCGGCCGAGTTCATGGCGCTGGGGGCGGGCAACGTGCAGGTCTGCACCGCGGTGATGACCTACGGCTTCAAGATCGTGGAGGAGATGATTTCGGGCCTGTCGGACTACCTCGACAGCAAGGGCTTCGACAGCCCGGCCCCCCTGGTCGGCCGCGCGGTGCCCAACGTCACCGACTGGCAGTTCCTGAACCTGAACTACGTCACCAAGGCCCGCATCGACCAGGACCTCTGCATCAAGTGCGGCCGCTGCTACGCCGCCTGCGAGGACACCAGCCACCAGGCCATCGCGATGAGCCCCGAGCGGGTGTTCACCGTGAAGGACGACGAATGCGTCGCCTGCAACCTTTGCGTCAACGTCTGCCCGGTGGAAAACTGCATCACCATGGAAGAGATGGCGCAGGGCAGCGTGGACCCTCGCACGGGGCGCACGGTCACGGGCTATGCCAACTGGACGACGCATCCCAACAACCCGAGCGCGCAGGCGGCGGAGTAG